One Mailhella massiliensis DNA segment encodes these proteins:
- a CDS encoding efflux RND transporter periplasmic adaptor subunit, with protein MARFRTLAPALLALPLLLAGCDQLSGLVSKKESAAPQARVTRVTCVELTPHKVDIQRELTGRTSSYRWAEVRPEVGGILKERCFTEGSMVKEGDVLYRIEPDTYKAALDKARADLASAEANLAVTKLRERRTASMLKTKSVSQQDYDDVKATLRQAQASVQACKAAVDSAEINYRRTEVRAPISGRITLSNYTVGALLTASQASPLATIYQTDPVYVEVSQSSDDLYSLKKQFDERGGMKSADPSHIKALLTMHDGEYYPAAGHLNFTGVNVDQTTNTITLRAEFPNPDGSLLPGLFVRVSVVLGEDTNAILAPQKAVLRDLKGKPYVYVVNKDGVAERRFITVSHAIGNDWYVTDGLELGEKIVLNGVHNVRSGMKVQEISEEQMKAEQESGGAE; from the coding sequence ATGGCCAGATTTCGTACCCTTGCGCCTGCTCTGCTGGCGCTCCCCCTCCTTCTTGCCGGCTGCGACCAGCTGAGCGGCCTCGTGTCCAAAAAGGAATCCGCGGCTCCCCAGGCCCGCGTCACCCGCGTGACCTGTGTGGAACTGACTCCGCACAAGGTGGACATCCAGCGCGAACTCACGGGCCGCACCAGCTCCTACCGCTGGGCCGAGGTGCGCCCCGAAGTGGGCGGCATTCTTAAGGAACGCTGCTTCACCGAAGGTTCCATGGTCAAGGAAGGCGACGTGCTTTACCGCATCGAACCCGATACCTACAAGGCCGCGCTCGACAAGGCCCGCGCCGACCTCGCAAGCGCCGAAGCCAATCTTGCCGTGACGAAACTGCGCGAACGCCGTACCGCCAGTATGCTCAAGACCAAATCCGTGAGTCAGCAGGACTACGACGACGTGAAGGCCACCCTGCGCCAGGCCCAGGCTTCCGTGCAGGCCTGCAAGGCGGCCGTGGATTCGGCGGAGATCAACTACCGCCGCACCGAGGTGCGCGCCCCCATCAGCGGCCGCATCACCCTCAGCAACTACACCGTGGGCGCCCTGCTCACCGCAAGCCAGGCTTCGCCGCTTGCCACCATCTACCAGACCGACCCCGTGTATGTGGAAGTCTCCCAGTCTTCCGACGACCTCTACTCCCTCAAGAAGCAGTTCGACGAACGCGGCGGCATGAAGAGCGCCGACCCCTCCCACATCAAGGCCCTGCTCACCATGCACGACGGCGAGTACTACCCTGCGGCCGGGCACCTCAACTTCACGGGCGTGAACGTGGACCAGACCACCAACACCATCACCCTGCGCGCGGAATTTCCCAACCCCGACGGTTCGCTCCTGCCCGGCCTGTTCGTGCGCGTGAGCGTCGTGCTCGGCGAAGACACGAACGCCATTCTCGCCCCGCAGAAGGCCGTGCTGCGCGACCTCAAGGGCAAGCCCTACGTCTATGTGGTCAACAAGGACGGCGTCGCCGAACGCCGCTTCATCACCGTAAGTCACGCCATCGGCAACGACTGGTATGTGACCGACGGCCTCGAACTCGGCGAGAAAATCGTGCTCAACGGCGTCCACAACGTGCGCAGCGGCATGAAGGTGCAGGAAATTTCCGAAGAGCAGATGAAGGCCGAGCAGGAATCCGGAGGCGCTGAATAA